Genomic window (Polaromonas sp. JS666):
TGGCCGTGACACCGAAATTGCCCAGTCCCGCATTGAGCCCCAGCGCCGTGCCCTGCAAGCGCTTGGGGAAAAAGGTGCTGATGTTGGACATGGAGCTGGCGAAATTTCCGCCACCCACCCCCGACCACAGGGCCATCAGCTGGAAGGACCACAAGGGCCATTCGGGGTGCTGGAGCACGATGCCGGTGCCTATCGCTGGCGCCAGCAGCATGGAGGTCGTCAGGAAAATGGTGTTGCGCCCGCCGGCCAGCCGGATCAGGAAGGACGCCGGAATGCGCATGGTGGCGCCAGCCAGGCCCGCAATGGCCGTCAGCGTGAACAGCTCGGCCTGGGTGAATGGAAAGCCCAGGTTGAGCATCTGGACCGTGATGATGCCCCACATGCCCCAGACGGCAAAGCCGCACAGCAGGCTGGGCACGGAGATCCAGAGGTTGCGGTAGGCGATGCGTTTTCCCGTGCTCTCCCAGAACTGGTCGTCCTCGGGACGCCAGTCGATGATGTCAACACCGGAAACGGTGGAACTGGTGGAAGCGGTGCCGGAAATGGTTTTTGTATTCATGGTGATTTCTCGAAAAGGGTTCCGTTTCAGGCCTGAGCGCCAGCCGCGTTCCTGCCCATGACTTCAGTACCGCGGACTTCGGTCCAGTACATCCACATCAGTGAAACGCAGACCACGCCGTACATGAACATGAAGGCGCTGGAGCGGATGCCGGTCAGGTCCATCAGCCCACCGAAGATGATGGGCAGCACAAAGCCACCCAGGCCGCCTGCCAGGCCCACGATGCCGCTGATGCCGCCGATGTTCGCGCCGTAGTCTTCGCTGATGTACTTGAAAACACTGGCCTTGCCGAAGGCCCAGGCGATGCCCAGCGTGAACATCAGCGCGGTGAAGGTGTAGACGTTCAGCCCGATGTGAAAGCTTGCGGGTCCGTTGACCGTGAGGATGGTGAAGTCGGTCTGCGGGTAGGACAGCAGGAACAGGCAGACCCAGCTCACCCACATCACCCACCAGGTGACGCTGTGCGCGCCGTATCTGTCGGACAGCACGCCGCCGAAAGCGCGCAACACGCCGCCCGGCAGCGAGAAGCACGCCGCCAGCAAGGCCGCCACACGGATATCCAGGCCAAATTCACCGACGTAGTACTGAACCATCCAGAGCGACAGCGCCACATAGCCGCCGAACACGATGCTGTAGTACTGGCAGTACTTGATCACCTTGGGGTCTTTCAGCGCCTTGAGCTGGTCGCTGAACTTGACGTGGCTGGGCACCAGGTGCGAAGGGTCGCTGTAGCTGAACAGCCAGAACAGCACCAGCGCGCCCAGCATGATGACGGCATACACCTGCGGCACCATGGCCCAGCCGAAAGCCACCAGCAACACGGGCGCCACAAACTTGTTGACGGCAGCGCCCGAATTGCCGGCGCCATAGACGCCCATCGCCATGCCCTGGCGGTTTTTCGGAAACCAGCGCGCCACATAGGGCGTACCCACAGAGAACGAACCGCCGGCCAGGCCCACAAACAGGCCGATCACCAGAAAATGCCAGTACGCGGTGGCGTAACTCATGAGCCAGATCGCGGGGACCGTGACAGCCATCAGGATCGCCATGACCATGCGCCCGCCGTAGCGGTCGGTCCAGATACCCAGCGGAACGCGGATCAGGGAGCCCGTCAGCACGGGCGTGGCCGCAAGCAGGCCGAACTCCGTGGCGTTGAGGTTGAGCATCTTCTTGATCGGTATGCCGATGACGCCGAACATCATCCAGACCATGAAGCAAACGGTGAACGCCAGCGTGCTGACAATGAGCACCGACCACGCTTTTCTTGAATTACCCAGTTCAGAGGTCATGCATGTTTCTCCAGACACATGGCATGACTGTCGACCTTTCCCGCCCCCTTGAACATCCTCCTTTGGAACGTGCAGATCAGGCAGAAAAGGCGATGGCGGCCGGGCCGCCATCGTTCTGAAGAACTACTGCCGGATCAATCAGCCCCGGCGTTGATCTTTGTCAACCCAGGTCATGGGCGGCCGCGTATACGGCGGCCTGCACCCGCGAACTGAGCTGAAGCTTGCGCAGAATGTGCTGCACGTGAATCTTCACCGTGGTCTCCGCGATGTCGAGCTTGCGCGCAATCACCTTGTTGCTGTCACCGTGCGAGATCCGGGCCAGAACCTCGCGCTCACGCGCCGAAAGCAGCGCAATGGCCGAATCGTCCTGCCTGCCCGGTACCGGTGCTGCCTCGTCGTGGCCTTCCTCGTTCGCTGCGGTCTCGCCGGTTGCAGACGACAGCGCCCGGGACCGGAAGGCGGCCACCAGCTTGGTCATCATTTCCGGACTGACAACGGATTCACCGTCCAGGACCTTGATGATGGATTCGGACAGGCTGTCGAGTTCCACGGTTTTCAGCAGATAGCCGTCAGCGCCGGCCTGCAGCGCCGCAGCCAGATCGTCCTCGTTTTCGCTGACGGTCAACATCAGGATGCGGGTGCCCGGGGCCGCGTCCTTGAGCGCTGCGATGCCATCCACGCCAAGAACGCCCGGCAGGTGGTTGTCCAGCAGGATCAGGTCCGGCTTGCTGCGCTCCACGCAACGCAGCGCCTCGCCGATATCGCCGGCCTCGCCAGCGACTTCGAAGCGCCCATCCTGCGACAGCAGCGCAACGAGTCCGCGGCGAAACAGGGTGTGGTCGTCGACTACCAGCAATTCAACAGCTTTCATCGTGTTCATTCCTCAGTCGGCGGGTGCCGGATCCGGTATCTTCGTCGCCACACCGCCGCTCACCTCCGGATGCGGCGGCAGTGTCAGCGTCACCGTGGTTCCCTGACCCGCCGTGGAGACAATGTCCACCTCGGCACCGATGCGCCCGGCACGCTCGCGCATGATGTTGAGGCCGACATGCGACTCTCCCGGGTGCTTTCCGGTATCGAAACCGGCACCGTTGTCGCGCACCACAAAACGCCAGCGCGCGCCCTTGGCCACTTCCAGGTCGACCTGCGTGGCGCCGGCATGCTTGCGCACATTGGACAGCGCCTCCTGCACCACGTGCAGCACCTGCACCTGAACGTCGGACGGCAGCGGGAGACCCTGACCCTGGACCTGCAGCTGTGCAGGCAAAGCTGTCTGGCTCTGGAATTTCTGCAGCGTTTCCTGCAGCGCCTGCTCGATGTCGTCGGTGTTGGTGCGCGTGCGGAAATGCACCAGCAGTTCGCGAACGTCGCCAATGCTTTCGCGCAGCCCGAGGTCCAGTTCGTCGAGTGCGCCCTGCACCTGGGGCTCCTGCCCCTTCTGCACGGCTGTCCGCAGCAGCTGCACCTGGATCTTGAGAAATGCCAGCGACTGCGCAATCGAGTCATGCAGGTTGCGCGCCAGCAGCGCGCGCTCCTCCGCAACCGCCGCCTCCCGGTCCAGGGCGTCGGCGCGCAAACCTTCCAGCGAACTGGCCAGGTGGCTGGCCAGCGCATCCAGCAGTTCGATTTCGTCGGCGCTCAGCAGGACAGGCGCGCGAAAGAACAGGTTGAACTCGCCGAGCAGGCGCTGCTGCAGCCGTATCGGCACGCTGACCACGCTTTCGTAGCCCACCTTGGCGCAATGGCGAACGGGCGCTTCGTCGTGGCTGAGAATCGGAATCACGCGGGTGCGCGCGTCCGGCCGCAGGTTGCCGCAGGCACAGGCCCCGGCCAGCAGGCTGCGCTCTTCCTCCACCAGGTCCTGCGGAAAGCAGTCGGAAGCCAGCATCAGGTAACGCTGGTTGGCATCGTCAGACCAGCGGACCGCTGCCGCGTCGGCCTTCATCACGGCGCGCACGCGCTGGGCAAACCCGCGCGCCAGCTCGTCAATGCTCCCGGCCTGGGCCAGAAATGCGCTGACCTTGTAGAGCGCCTCGAGCCGGGCGTGTTGCGCCTCGATGCGCCGCGTCTTGGCCTCGACCTTGGCTTCCAGCCCTTCATAGAGCGACTGCAGGGTCGCCGCCATGTGGTTGAAGCCGGCCGCTACCTGGCCAAACTCGTCCACGGTGTCGACCTCGATACGCGTCCTGAAATCCCCGGACTCCAGCTTGCGCAAGCCCTGGCGAAGCTGCCCCAGGGGGTTGATCACATACATGTACCCGGTATAGAGCATGATGACCGCCCCACCAATGGCCAGTGCCAGCAGCAGGAGCTGAAACAGGTTCAGGATGGCGGTCAGCCGGGACTGGTGCTGCTCGATCACCAGCACCAGGCGGTCGCTGGCCGCCACAAACTCCTCCCCGGCCTTCTGCAGGACCTGCACCTGCGGAGCCGGTTCGGCCAGCCACAACGGCCGCTGATCGCGCCACAGGGACTCGACTTCGGCAAAACGCTGGCGCACCTGGTCGTCCCAGGGCACGAACAGCGGCCTGGAAGGGTCCCCCTCGCGCAGCACGGCCAGACTCTCATCGAACCGGACCACGAGGCCCTGCAGCTCGGCGCGCTCCACGCCGGCCTGCACCGCGCTGACCAGCCGCCAGGTCTGCATGCGCATGCGCCCGGCCTCATTGACGGCCGCTGCGCCTCCCTCGAGCTGCCACGTCACCCAAAGGGTCAGCCCGATGGAGATCAGCGAAACGACCAGCAGGCTGGCGCCTATGCGAACGAGTTTTTTGGAGAGCGAGGCCGTGTGCTGCATGCCTCTAGCCCCGTGCGATCTCCACCGGATTGCGCAACCCGCGAGGCGCAGCGGACGGTGCCGCGCACTCCCGGCAGACCATGCCGGCCAGCCGGTGCAGGGCCTGCCAGCCGTCGGCCGGCCAGTCGGGCTGCTTCAGGCCCTTGACGATGCCGTCGACCTTGTGCGCGGCATGCAGCAGGTTGGCCAGCGTGGTGTCGCCCATCTGGGGCAGCACACGTTCAAACAGTTTTTCCTTGATGCCCCAGACGCGGTTTTCGCGCAGGGCCATCGGCATGGGCCGGCCGGCCTGGATCGCGTCTTTCACCCGCTTCATGCTGCGGATGTCTTCACTCAGCGCCCAGTGCACCAGCACTTCAGACTCGCCCTCGGACTGCAGGCCGTCGAGCATGCGCGCCACGCGCACCGCCTGGCCGCCAAGCACGGCCTCCGACAGCTTGAACACGTCATAGCGCGCCACATTCAGCACCGCGTTTTCCACCTGGTCAAAACTGAGGATGCCGTCTTCCTGGGCGGGGTACAGCAAGCCCAGCTTCTGGATCTCCTGGTGCGCGGCCAGCAGGTTGCCTTCCACCCGGTCGGCAAAAAACTGCAGGGTGCGCTGGCCTTCTTCACCTGCCGCCACGCGCTGGCCCTGCTGTTGCAGGCGCTGGGCAATCCATTGCGGCAGGTTGCGCCGGTCAATCGGGTCGAACTTCACCGTGACGCCAAAGCTGTCGAGCGCGCCAAACCAGGCGCCCTTGGCGGTCATGCTGTCCAGCCGGGGCAGCAGCACCAGCGTGAGCGTGGAGTCGTCGCCCTGGGCGCGCTCGGCCAGCTGCTGCAGCGCGACCGACCCGTCCTTGCCGGGTTTGCCGCTGGGAATGCGGATCTCGACAATCTGCCTGTCGGCAAACAGGCTCAGCGAGCCGCCACTGGCCAGCACCTCGCTCCAGTCGAAATGCGCCCCGGCCACCGTGTGTACGGTGCGTTCGGTGTAGCCCTGCTCCCGGGCCGCCGCGCGCAGGGCATCGGCGAACTCCTGCACCAGCAAGGGCTCATCGCCATGCAGCGTGTAAAGGCTTTTCAAGCCGCGCTTGAGGTGCTCGGACAGTTGCGCGGGGGCCAGGTTGGAGGGTAGGGATACCATCTCTCGATGATATCCCCCCCATCGAACCGAGCTTGCGACTTTCACCGCACACGGCTCACGTACGACCACTGACTACACAGCTTCAACAGGTTGCATAACCTTCGACTGCTTCGCCAGATTAAAGTCCCCCGTACCGGGGACCGGCTTGATAACCTTCAAACCTAGGGCGTGGACACGCCTGTGACATACCGGATGTAACAGCACCCGGTTGGAGAGAGCATCACTCCCTCCAAACTGCCTATAGACGATATGGTGATCGTCCATGTTTTCATCAGCCAAGTCGATTTCTTGCTGACAGAGAGCGCATTTACCACCTTGGTCGAACCACAGAGAGGCCCTTTGAGCGCTCCAGATGATTTCACCCATCCTTCGTACTCGCAGTTTCTCTCCGTAGGCAACCCAGTCCGGGTGGAAGGGGTTGTAATCCCCCTTGACCTTGATGTGCCGGACAATTTTCATGTCCGACAGGAGATACAGCGGCAGCGGTATCCTTTCATCACTTCCGGACGGGTCATCCTGCAATCCCGCGAATTGTTTGCGTGAACCACACTGTTTCCAGTAATGGCCGTACACCCAGCCCGCCGTCTTGCGCGGATGCGTTCGCAAGCCCCAGCGCATCAGTCTCCAATAAATCAGAAAATCCATTTTGCTGAAAGTCTGTTTTGCAACCGTGCCCTTGTGGTACTGAGCCCAACCTTTGAGGATTGGGTTCAGGCGCTTTATCAACGTTTCTACCGGAACCTTCGATAGCGATTCAACGATTTCCTTTTTTACCTTGGCATAGAACGCTTTCACGTTTTTCTGGCTCGGTTTGATGAGTAGCTTGCCCCCGTATTTACGGAAGTTCCACCCCAGAAAATCAAAACCTTGGTCAATGTGCACAATGCGCGTCTTTTCCTGGTTCAGTGTCAACCCCCGCTCGCGCAGGAATTCAACAATCCAAGGTCGGACGGTCGTCTCAAGGAAGTCTTTTGAACTACCCGTTATCACGAAGTCATCTGCGTACCTTACCAAGTTCACCTTCACCTTTTCTGCCTGCTTGACGCCCAACTTTTCCCGGAGGAATTGCGTGAGCCCCGTTTCCAAACCATTCAGGGTGATGTTCGCTAACGCCGGCGAGATGACCCCGCCCTGCGGCGTACCGTCATCCGTGCGCTGGAGCTGACCCGCGTCAACGACTCCAGATTTCAACCACTTGCGCAGCATCACCTTGTCCATGTGGACGTGGTTCAGCAGCCACTCGTGGTTGATGTTGTCAAAGAACCCAGAGATGTCCGCATCCAATACCCATTGGGCCGAAGCCTTTTGGGATAGTGTTACGAACAGCTGGCTCCGCGCATCATGTGTTGATCGCCCTTTCCGAAAGCCGTAGCTGTTCGGGTCAGACGCACATTCCACAGCCGGTTCCAGCGCAAGCAGATAAAGTGCTTGCATCGCTCTGTCCTTCATAGTCGGCATGCCCAGGGGGCGTTCCTTTCCGCCGGCCTTCGGGATATAGACCCGCCTTAGGGGGCGAGCCCGATACCCTTTGGGGTTCAGACAACCTATCGCATTCCATTTCTTTGTTGGCGTGTCCCAAAGTACGTAATCGACGCCACTCGTTCGCTTCCCTTGGTTTTCCGTTACTCTCCTGACGGCCAATGCCTTGGCTTGCCAGGATCGAATCAAACCCCTTCCGAGTCTTGCGACTCGTCGGAAGTCCTTTTCTGCTTCTGCCTGCGCTATGCGCATCTGCGCCTTTCCTACGAATTGCATGACGGCTTTCCAATCGATGGAGTGCCATTCACTTGATTCGCCCGGAGACGCAGCATCCTTTCGGATGTGTTCCATACCATTCTCCAGTGAGGTTGACCCATTGAAGAAGGCACTGACCCAGAGGGTCAGATACCCTCTGGGTCGTTGACAAGTCGCAACGGCTTTACGCTGTCGCACCTGAGGCAAGTCTGCCGGCTTTCACCGCAGGTCATGAGCCCTATCCTGTCCATTACAGACAGGCATTTGCTTTTTGCCTCTTCCTCTACCCCCTCCACCATGGCCCTTGATTACTCGCAGGTTGCCAACCCCTTGCGGGGCTGGCGGTGAGTGGGGCTTACCTCGTTTCCCTCTGTGCCCAGTCTGGTGGCTGCCAGACCGATGGGGTTAGGGACTCTCTATCCACCGGAAGTCGTTTGGGAACGATGCGCAGTCCATGACAGGCGCATCCTGACTTCGTGCCTTTTGGCCGCAGCTCCTCCCTTGTGGGAGAGACAAGCGTTAGCTGCTCACTTCTAGCGATGGTTCGAACGAGAGTTCACATTACATTTCCCATACCCTATACCTCGGCAACCTTCCCGCGTCTTGTTCGTGGGATTGGGACTGACTCACGTCAGCCTTGTGTGCTTGCGCACGGGTTGTTTAACCGTAGCTCCGCACCCCCGGATTACTCCAGACGCACGTACGGTCGAGGTCACGTCGTTCCAGACGTGGTTTTGGTGGAAAACAAGACACAGAGAGCGGTAGCGCTCTCATTACCAGTACTTCCCATTGCAAAGTTATTTGCAACAAGAGGCAACAAAGCCTTTCCTTGCGGAAATATGTCTCTAATTGGCAACGAATTGCGTCCCTTAGGGACGCAATTCACCATTACCGCACCCTGAAAGCGCGGGCTGGAGCAGCCAAATTAGAGCCATTTGGCTGCTACAAAGTTAACCCTTTTGAGGGGGCTGAATGGAACCTCCTGAGAGGGAAACCATCCACTGATAAAGACGATCACAAGGATCGAATGAAGCGACTTCGAGTCGCACCATGGCTGAAGTTTAGCGCCCTCTGTCCGTGGGCCGGAATGGGTGGAACCCATCAAAATGACAATTTTTTCTGCCACTTTGATCGATTAACCGCTTAAATTGCAAGGTTTTCTGTCTTTTCTTTATCACCGCTCCTTCAGACAATGGAGCCTTGAACGGGTTTGAGGGGGCCTGAATGGGCGACATCCCCTGTTCCCGCCCGGGAAGCCGCCCGCCATCGACACCGCACAGGCGACACCGTGCAGACACAAGAAAGACAGACCATGGTTGACTATATTGGCATTGCAAACATCCAGAAAATGGTGGGCGCGCTGGGCCCCGCTGTATTCATTGAGGGCCTGGCCGCCGAAATCGAGGCCGACTACCGGCGCTGGGGGGAATTTGACAAGTCCGCCCGCCACGCCATTCATTCACCGGTGGGTGTCATCGAGTTGATGCCGACCAGCGACGGCCAGATGTACTCCTTCAAGTATGTCAACGGTCATCCCAAAAACACCGCGCTCGGCCTGCTCACAGTCACCGCCTTTGGTGTTCTGGCGGACGTCAAGACCGGCTACCCGCTGCTGCTGTCCGAGCTGACGGTCACCACCGCGTTGCGCACGGCGGCCATGTCGGCGCTGGCCGCGCGCTGGATGGCACGGCCGGACAGCCGCGTCATGGCGCTGATCGGCAATGGCGCGCAAAGCGAATTCCAGGCCATCGCGTTCCACCACATGCTGGGCATTCGGGAGATACGGCTCCATGACGTGGACCGCAAGGCAATGGACAAGCTGGCGCGCAACCTTCACGAACTGGGCCTGCGCGACCTGCAGGTCAGGCTGTGCAAGTCTGCCGCCGACGCCGTGCAGGGCGCCGACGTTGTCACCACCGTCACAGCCGACAAACGCAATGCCATCATCCTGACCCCCGAGATGATTGCGCCCGGCATGCATCTGAACGCCGTGGGAGGCGACTGCCCGGGCAAGACCGAGTTGCACGCCGACATCCTGCGGCGCACCGACGCACGCGTGATCGTGGAGTACGAGCCCCAGTCGCGCATTGAAGGCGAGATCCAGCAAATGCCGGCCGACTTTGCGGTGACGGAGTTTGCCCAGGTACTCAGCGGTGAGGCCGCCGGCCGCGCCTCGCCGGCTGAAGTGACGATTTTTGACTCGGTGGGCTTCGCGCTGGAGGATTACTCGGCCCTGCGCTATTTGTATAAACTGCAGCAGGTGCAAAGCCTGCGCCAGGAGATCGATTTGGTTCCCGATCTGGACAATCCGAAAAACCTGTTTGGCCTGTTGGCAGCCGCCCCCGGGGGCACAACCCAGGCGGCCCCGGGACTGGTCAAACCCTTCGCTGCCGAATTGACCTCGACATGACCAGACGCATCCGGCTGATTGGCGCCCCGACCGACATTGGCGCCAGTACCCGAGGCTCGTCCATGGGCCCAGAAGCGCTGCGCGTCGCGGGACTGCAGGCAACGCTGGAAGGCCACGGCCTGACCGTCGCGGACCAGGGCAATCTGGTGGGACCGGCCAACCCCTGGCAAGCATCCGTTAACGGCTACCGCCACCTGGCCGAAGTGGCTGCGTGGAACCGTTCGGTGCATGAGGCCGTGCATACCGCGCTCAGCGAAAACGACATGCCGATTTTGCTGGGAGGCGACCATTGCCTGGCCATTGGCTCCATCAGCGCGGTGGCGCGCCACTGCCGCAAGACCGGTCAGAACCTGCGCGTGCTGTGGCTGGACGCCCATGCCGACTTCAACACCAACGACCTGACGCCCACCGGCAACACGCACGGCATGCCGGTGGCCGTGCTGTGCGGCCACGGGCCTGCCGAGCTGACCGGCATAGGCGGCGTGGTGCCCGCCATCCAGCCCTCGGCCGTGCGGCAGATCGGCATCCGCAGCGTGGACCAGGGCGAAAAGCGCTTTGTCCGGGAATTGGGCCTCGAAGTGTTCGACATGCGTTACATCGACGAAATGGGCATGCGCCACACCATGCAGGCGGCACTGGCCGGCATGGACGACAACACCCACCTGCATGTGAGTTTTGATGTCGACTTTCTGGACGCCTCGTTTGCGCCCGGTGTGGGCACCGCCGTCAAGGGTGGGCCGACCTACCGCGAGGCCCAGCTGTGCATGGAGATGATTGCCGACACCGGCCGGCTGGCATCGCTGGATGTGATGGAGCTCAACCCGGCGCTGGATGTGCGCAACGGCACGGCCGAAGTGGCACTGGACCTGATGGAAAGCCTGTTCGGCAAGAGCACGCTGATGCGGCGCTAGTGCGAAGGGCCGGCGCCCGGTAGCGCCTAGATTTCCGTCACGGCCGCCAGGCGGCGCAGGACCTGCTGGACGATGTCGCTTTGCATGTCGCGGTAAAGCAGGTTCTCCTCCGCCTCCTTGGCCAGCACGGCGGACTCGTTGAAGCTGATGTCGCGCTGCTGCAGGATCTCGGTCTCCGGAATCAGCTCCTTGCCCGCCAGCGTGCGCAGCTTGAAACGAAAACGCATGCGCAACTGGAACTCGCGCACCTGGCCGGAGGCGTTGCGGCTGAGCACCTGCTTTTCCCGCTGGTCGCCCAGCACATCCAGAATGACCTGCGCATCCTTGATCTGCCGGCCGTCGGTGATCACCTTGACCTTGCGGGTGGACTCCAGCGAGCGCCGCAATTCCACGCCCAGCGGCGATGATTCGGGAAGGCCGCTGAACAGGGTTGTGAAGGCGTAGTCGGGCGCCTTGCGCAGCTGAAAACCACAGCCAGCCAGGCTCAGGGCGGCGGCGGAAGCCGTCAGTGACAGTAAAGCGCGACGCTGCATGGTTTGCCTTGTCTTGGGATTATCTTGGGACTATCTTGGGGTGATCTCAGACAACGATGTTGACCAGCCGGCCAGGCACCACGATGACCTTTTTGGCCGGCGCGCCGGCCGCCTGCTTGAGGAAAGCCTCCGACGCCAGCGCTGCGGCCTCGATGGTGGCCTTGTCGGCCCCGGCGGGAACCGTGACCGAACCCCGCAGCTTGCCATTGACCTGCAGCACCAGCTCGATCACATCCTGCTGCAGGGCGCCGCTGTCCACTTCAGGCCAGGGCGCATCCAGCAGATCGCCCTGCTGGGCCGCATAGCCCAGCTCTGACCACAGGGCGTGCGCCAGGTGCGGCGTGGCGGGGTAGAGACAGCGCAGCAGGATGCCGAAGCTTTCATGCAAAGCTTTATGGCTTCCAGCCGCACCGTCATTGGTGAAGTTTTCAAGCGCGTTGAGCAATTTCATGTTGCCCGATACCACCGTGTTGTATTGCATACGCTGGTAGTCGTAGTCGATCTGCTTGAGCACTGTGTGGATCTCACGGCGCAATTCTTTAGCTTCCTTGCCGTACTCGGCTACAAACCCTGCAGCCTGCGCAGCAGCTGCAGCAGTTTTGGCGGCACTCAGCTTGACTCCGAAATTCCAGACACGGCGCAAAAAGCGGTAAGAGCCTTCCACCGCCGCATCATTCCACTCCAGCGTGGCTTCGGGCGGTGCGGTGAACATGGTGTACAGGCGCGCGGTGTCGGCGCCGTATCGCTCGATCAGGTCCTGGGGGTCGACACCGTTGTTCTTGGATTTGCTCATGGTGCCCACGCCTTCGTAGTTCACCAGCAGGCCGTCGCTCTTGCGCTTCGCGCCGGTCACCTTGCCCGCGGCGTCATGGATGTCTTCCACTTCGCTGGGCCAGAAATATTCGATACCGCCTTTGTCACCCTTGCGCGAGTAGATGTGGTTGAGCACCATGCCCTGCGTCAGCAGCTTGGTAAAGGGCTCATCGATCTTCACCAGGCCCAGGTCGCGCATGACCTTGGTCCAGAAACGCGCATACAGCAGGTGCAGGATGGCATGCTCGATGCCGCCTATGTACTGGTCCATCGGCATCCAGTAGTCGGCCCCTCCGGCGACCATCTGCTGGTCGTTCTTCGGGTCGCAGTAGCGCATGTAGTACCACGATGAATCGACAAAGGTGTCCATGGT
Coding sequences:
- a CDS encoding MFS transporter, with protein sequence MTSELGNSRKAWSVLIVSTLAFTVCFMVWMMFGVIGIPIKKMLNLNATEFGLLAATPVLTGSLIRVPLGIWTDRYGGRMVMAILMAVTVPAIWLMSYATAYWHFLVIGLFVGLAGGSFSVGTPYVARWFPKNRQGMAMGVYGAGNSGAAVNKFVAPVLLVAFGWAMVPQVYAVIMLGALVLFWLFSYSDPSHLVPSHVKFSDQLKALKDPKVIKYCQYYSIVFGGYVALSLWMVQYYVGEFGLDIRVAALLAACFSLPGGVLRAFGGVLSDRYGAHSVTWWVMWVSWVCLFLLSYPQTDFTILTVNGPASFHIGLNVYTFTALMFTLGIAWAFGKASVFKYISEDYGANIGGISGIVGLAGGLGGFVLPIIFGGLMDLTGIRSSAFMFMYGVVCVSLMWMYWTEVRGTEVMGRNAAGAQA
- a CDS encoding response regulator; translation: MNTMKAVELLVVDDHTLFRRGLVALLSQDGRFEVAGEAGDIGEALRCVERSKPDLILLDNHLPGVLGVDGIAALKDAAPGTRILMLTVSENEDDLAAALQAGADGYLLKTVELDSLSESIIKVLDGESVVSPEMMTKLVAAFRSRALSSATGETAANEEGHDEAAPVPGRQDDSAIALLSAREREVLARISHGDSNKVIARKLDIAETTVKIHVQHILRKLQLSSRVQAAVYAAAHDLG
- a CDS encoding type IV pili methyl-accepting chemotaxis transducer N-terminal domain-containing protein gives rise to the protein MQHTASLSKKLVRIGASLLVVSLISIGLTLWVTWQLEGGAAAVNEAGRMRMQTWRLVSAVQAGVERAELQGLVVRFDESLAVLREGDPSRPLFVPWDDQVRQRFAEVESLWRDQRPLWLAEPAPQVQVLQKAGEEFVAASDRLVLVIEQHQSRLTAILNLFQLLLLALAIGGAVIMLYTGYMYVINPLGQLRQGLRKLESGDFRTRIEVDTVDEFGQVAAGFNHMAATLQSLYEGLEAKVEAKTRRIEAQHARLEALYKVSAFLAQAGSIDELARGFAQRVRAVMKADAAAVRWSDDANQRYLMLASDCFPQDLVEEERSLLAGACACGNLRPDARTRVIPILSHDEAPVRHCAKVGYESVVSVPIRLQQRLLGEFNLFFRAPVLLSADEIELLDALASHLASSLEGLRADALDREAAVAEERALLARNLHDSIAQSLAFLKIQVQLLRTAVQKGQEPQVQGALDELDLGLRESIGDVRELLVHFRTRTNTDDIEQALQETLQKFQSQTALPAQLQVQGQGLPLPSDVQVQVLHVVQEALSNVRKHAGATQVDLEVAKGARWRFVVRDNGAGFDTGKHPGESHVGLNIMRERAGRIGAEVDIVSTAGQGTTVTLTLPPHPEVSGGVATKIPDPAPAD
- the holA gene encoding DNA polymerase III subunit delta, giving the protein MVSLPSNLAPAQLSEHLKRGLKSLYTLHGDEPLLVQEFADALRAAAREQGYTERTVHTVAGAHFDWSEVLASGGSLSLFADRQIVEIRIPSGKPGKDGSVALQQLAERAQGDDSTLTLVLLPRLDSMTAKGAWFGALDSFGVTVKFDPIDRRNLPQWIAQRLQQQGQRVAAGEEGQRTLQFFADRVEGNLLAAHQEIQKLGLLYPAQEDGILSFDQVENAVLNVARYDVFKLSEAVLGGQAVRVARMLDGLQSEGESEVLVHWALSEDIRSMKRVKDAIQAGRPMPMALRENRVWGIKEKLFERVLPQMGDTTLANLLHAAHKVDGIVKGLKQPDWPADGWQALHRLAGMVCRECAAPSAAPRGLRNPVEIARG
- the ltrA gene encoding group II intron reverse transcriptase/maturase, whose product is MEHIRKDAASPGESSEWHSIDWKAVMQFVGKAQMRIAQAEAEKDFRRVARLGRGLIRSWQAKALAVRRVTENQGKRTSGVDYVLWDTPTKKWNAIGCLNPKGYRARPLRRVYIPKAGGKERPLGMPTMKDRAMQALYLLALEPAVECASDPNSYGFRKGRSTHDARSQLFVTLSQKASAQWVLDADISGFFDNINHEWLLNHVHMDKVMLRKWLKSGVVDAGQLQRTDDGTPQGGVISPALANITLNGLETGLTQFLREKLGVKQAEKVKVNLVRYADDFVITGSSKDFLETTVRPWIVEFLRERGLTLNQEKTRIVHIDQGFDFLGWNFRKYGGKLLIKPSQKNVKAFYAKVKKEIVESLSKVPVETLIKRLNPILKGWAQYHKGTVAKQTFSKMDFLIYWRLMRWGLRTHPRKTAGWVYGHYWKQCGSRKQFAGLQDDPSGSDERIPLPLYLLSDMKIVRHIKVKGDYNPFHPDWVAYGEKLRVRRMGEIIWSAQRASLWFDQGGKCALCQQEIDLADENMDDHHIVYRQFGGSDALSNRVLLHPVCHRRVHALGLKVIKPVPGTGDFNLAKQSKVMQPVEAV
- a CDS encoding ornithine cyclodeaminase, whose translation is MVDYIGIANIQKMVGALGPAVFIEGLAAEIEADYRRWGEFDKSARHAIHSPVGVIELMPTSDGQMYSFKYVNGHPKNTALGLLTVTAFGVLADVKTGYPLLLSELTVTTALRTAAMSALAARWMARPDSRVMALIGNGAQSEFQAIAFHHMLGIREIRLHDVDRKAMDKLARNLHELGLRDLQVRLCKSAADAVQGADVVTTVTADKRNAIILTPEMIAPGMHLNAVGGDCPGKTELHADILRRTDARVIVEYEPQSRIEGEIQQMPADFAVTEFAQVLSGEAAGRASPAEVTIFDSVGFALEDYSALRYLYKLQQVQSLRQEIDLVPDLDNPKNLFGLLAAAPGGTTQAAPGLVKPFAAELTST
- the rocF gene encoding arginase codes for the protein MTRRIRLIGAPTDIGASTRGSSMGPEALRVAGLQATLEGHGLTVADQGNLVGPANPWQASVNGYRHLAEVAAWNRSVHEAVHTALSENDMPILLGGDHCLAIGSISAVARHCRKTGQNLRVLWLDAHADFNTNDLTPTGNTHGMPVAVLCGHGPAELTGIGGVVPAIQPSAVRQIGIRSVDQGEKRFVRELGLEVFDMRYIDEMGMRHTMQAALAGMDDNTHLHVSFDVDFLDASFAPGVGTAVKGGPTYREAQLCMEMIADTGRLASLDVMELNPALDVRNGTAEVALDLMESLFGKSTLMRR